A genomic region of Roseofilum capinflatum BLCC-M114 contains the following coding sequences:
- the mrdA gene encoding penicillin-binding protein 2 has protein sequence MTSISSWFAESTPAKIARKRLPQTLTFILIFTTIFIGYTYQLVELQIIHGTENRERAESNRIRQVPVPSDRGNIFDRHGNILVSNRLSRSVYLWPKERSPQQWQIQAQNLATVLDIPEQEIIEKLEADDYQSRLPIRIYRNLSLEKFTALSELNLLGVEIRSESNRLYPYGTLASHVIGYVGEATREELEAHPDYPMGMIVGQMGIERLANEQLKGEWGGRLVEVNAKGEELQELGLDEPRSGDSVQLTLDLELQKAAEQALGNRRGGVVALDVKTGGVLAMASGPTFNPQIFTRRVTSQEWEELQGEDEPFLNRALQGYPPGSTFKIVTAAAGMESGKFSPHSTLMTSAYITVGGIQFHEHSGGYGVIGFRDALAYSSNTFFYQMGMEAGVEAIAEWAQNMGIGPTTDLSLLGLNGGRNGSVPTPEQKQELYGEPWYSGDTVSMSIGQGLVLASPLELAVMVSSIANGGMRVKPHLLASQTDTEKMQPEPTGLSPDTVAAIREGLVAVVQKGTGRGMNDGTIPLTAGKTGTSEVLGQKSHAVYVGYGPVSDPQVAIAVVVENGGYGGATALPVAQAIFKAYFRQ, from the coding sequence ATGACTTCCATCTCTTCCTGGTTTGCCGAAAGCACACCCGCAAAAATTGCTCGTAAACGGTTACCTCAAACCTTAACGTTTATTCTGATTTTTACTACCATTTTCATAGGATATACTTACCAATTAGTAGAATTACAAATTATTCACGGAACAGAAAATCGAGAACGAGCGGAAAGTAATCGCATTCGCCAAGTTCCTGTGCCTTCAGACCGGGGCAATATTTTCGATCGCCACGGCAACATTCTAGTCTCTAACCGTCTCTCGCGATCGGTGTACCTTTGGCCCAAGGAGCGATCGCCCCAACAATGGCAAATCCAAGCGCAAAACTTGGCCACTGTCCTCGATATCCCCGAACAGGAAATTATCGAAAAACTCGAAGCCGATGACTATCAGTCGCGCTTACCGATTCGCATTTACCGCAATTTGAGCTTAGAGAAATTTACCGCTCTGTCTGAATTAAACTTGTTGGGAGTCGAAATTCGCTCTGAATCTAATCGTCTCTATCCCTATGGAACCCTAGCCAGCCATGTCATCGGTTATGTGGGAGAAGCCACCCGCGAGGAACTCGAAGCTCATCCCGATTATCCCATGGGCATGATTGTCGGACAAATGGGCATAGAACGGTTAGCCAATGAGCAGCTCAAGGGAGAATGGGGAGGCCGGTTAGTAGAGGTGAATGCCAAAGGGGAAGAGTTGCAAGAATTAGGCTTAGATGAGCCTCGCTCTGGGGACTCGGTGCAGCTCACCCTAGATTTAGAGTTACAAAAAGCGGCCGAGCAAGCGTTAGGAAATCGTCGCGGTGGGGTGGTTGCGCTGGATGTGAAAACGGGGGGAGTCCTAGCGATGGCAAGCGGGCCGACGTTTAACCCACAAATTTTCACCCGTCGCGTCACCAGTCAGGAGTGGGAAGAGCTACAAGGGGAAGATGAACCGTTTTTAAATCGCGCTCTTCAGGGTTATCCCCCAGGGAGTACGTTTAAGATCGTCACCGCAGCAGCAGGGATGGAGTCGGGCAAGTTTAGCCCCCATTCTACTCTGATGACTTCGGCCTATATTACTGTGGGGGGCATTCAGTTCCACGAACATAGTGGCGGTTATGGGGTGATTGGTTTTCGGGATGCTCTGGCTTACAGCAGTAATACGTTTTTCTATCAGATGGGGATGGAAGCGGGAGTGGAGGCGATCGCCGAATGGGCCCAAAATATGGGTATTGGCCCAACTACAGATTTAAGTTTACTGGGTTTAAACGGAGGACGCAATGGTTCGGTTCCGACTCCTGAACAAAAGCAAGAACTCTATGGTGAGCCTTGGTATAGTGGCGATACGGTGAGTATGTCCATTGGTCAGGGGTTGGTTTTGGCTTCTCCCTTGGAGTTGGCGGTGATGGTGAGCAGTATTGCCAATGGGGGAATGCGGGTTAAACCCCATTTATTAGCGTCCCAAACCGATACCGAAAAGATGCAACCGGAACCCACAGGCTTATCTCCTGACACCGTAGCAGCCATTCGCGAGGGTTTGGTGGCGGTGGTGCAAAAGGGGACGGGACGAGGAATGAATGATGGCACGATTCCCCTGACAGCCGGAAAAACGGGAACTTCGGAAGTTTTGGGACAAAAATCCCATGCGGTGTATGTGGGATATGGGCCGGTGAGTGACCCCCAAGTGGCGATCGCCGTTGTGGTAGAAAATGGCGGTTACGGTGGAGCGACCGCTCTACCGGTGGCTCAAGCTATTTTTAAAGCTTATTTCCGCCAGTAG
- a CDS encoding rhomboid family intramembrane serine protease — translation MSSQEGKAIVNELKTQILILAGFVITFWVVEIVDLIVYQGQLDQYGILPRHIIGLRGILWSPFLHGNLAHLIANTGPFLILGWLVMVQETTDFFWVTAITMLVAGGGVWLFGAPAFHIGASSLIFGYLGFLLFRGLFERNLGSIALSLVVGFIYGGLIWGVLPGQPGISWEGHLFGLIGGVLAARFLANRKRTQG, via the coding sequence ATGAGTAGTCAGGAAGGAAAGGCGATCGTTAATGAGCTAAAAACCCAGATCCTAATCTTGGCTGGGTTTGTGATCACCTTCTGGGTGGTCGAAATTGTAGATCTAATCGTTTATCAAGGACAACTGGATCAATATGGCATTCTTCCCCGCCATATTATCGGTTTGCGCGGCATCCTCTGGTCTCCGTTCTTGCATGGTAATCTTGCCCATTTAATCGCCAATACCGGCCCATTTCTGATTTTGGGATGGTTGGTGATGGTGCAAGAAACCACAGATTTCTTTTGGGTCACCGCCATTACCATGTTAGTAGCGGGGGGTGGCGTATGGCTATTTGGGGCCCCAGCCTTTCATATTGGCGCGAGTAGTTTAATTTTTGGTTATTTGGGGTTTTTACTCTTTCGAGGCTTGTTTGAGCGCAATTTAGGCTCGATCGCCCTTTCCCTAGTTGTCGGTTTCATTTATGGCGGTCTCATCTGGGGGGTACTTCCCGGACAACCCGGCATTTCCTGGGAAGGTCACCTCTTTGGACTCATTGGAGGTGTTCTCGCTGCTCGCTTTTTAGCCAACCGGAAACGGACACAGGGGTAA
- a CDS encoding sensor domain-containing protein yields the protein MTNADPYNSSENPFQPLSDLIASHEEWLMNQILYYAKQQGYAVYTSTLAEAWRVSICGLSTPLMEAIAENRGIQELTPHPPKTLDIGTEFGILEAQRHRSRGITIELFLGLFKYYRQAYLDLLELGQFTPEKCQQYRLFIHRFFDRIELGFCGEWVSQNTNQAIRELQAENRNLANIKNKYLTLFESLGDSVFLLNKKNEIVNLNASAARTFTEMTVPGSLYYSPEPIELELPWLNQQVLNFINSEESEQRYEAQLWTQTGQRWFEVKFKRMLDVSGKFTGTIAVYTDISDRYQADQDLRQSEQRLKNIITTHIHGLVILNQNSQIVFANPVAENLLNQKKEDLIGTYFAVDTSGKTTEIVLEKWGQVPVILQVRAVEIPWEKEMAHLVSLIDITSLKQAQEKLQILYQASEQSPASIVITDAQGNIEYVNPKFEKVTGYSAEEVKGKNPRILKSGHTGDQEYKTMWETIASGKEWYGEFKNKRKNGHIFWEYASISPIRNLEGEITHFVAVKEDITQRKQNEALLEYQANYDTLTALPNRILARDRLQQAITQAEEKKNQVAILLLDLDHFKQINESLGHELGDELLQEVAQRLLLCIQKSDTLARLGGDEFLILLPHLQSLYDPENIAHNILQVFKTPFHIQREEIFISVSIGIALYPEDGFDAVMLMKNADSAMYKAKNEGRNTFKFFTSQINQQVQTRNLVEKHLRHAISHNELYMVYQPFIDLKSGSVVGAEALMRWSNSELGQVRPDRFIPIAEETGLIVELGAWALDRACAEAAQWKNLHDSPLWVAVNLSPREFRESNFIKEILATVQRYQISTQCLELEITERLLMEDIPNAKELIQALHDRQIRLAIDDFGTGYSSLSTLKRYPFQVLKIDRSFISEIPEDPEAVSLVKTIVGMAQSLGLKSIAEGIETAEQQAFLQSLGCDYGQGYYFSKPLTAQAFRDYLRG from the coding sequence ATGACTAATGCAGACCCATATAATTCTTCGGAGAATCCTTTTCAACCTTTATCTGATTTAATTGCCAGTCATGAAGAGTGGTTAATGAATCAAATCTTGTACTATGCCAAGCAACAGGGATATGCAGTTTATACCTCAACATTAGCAGAAGCTTGGCGCGTTTCAATTTGTGGGTTATCCACGCCTTTAATGGAGGCGATCGCCGAAAATCGTGGAATTCAAGAATTAACGCCCCATCCCCCCAAAACTCTGGATATCGGGACTGAGTTTGGCATTCTTGAGGCGCAACGCCATCGCAGTCGGGGAATTACCATCGAACTCTTTTTGGGATTATTTAAGTATTATCGACAAGCCTATCTCGATTTACTTGAACTAGGACAATTTACTCCGGAAAAATGTCAGCAATATCGATTATTTATCCATCGATTTTTTGACCGAATTGAGCTAGGGTTTTGTGGAGAATGGGTGAGTCAAAATACCAATCAAGCTATCCGAGAATTACAAGCAGAAAATCGCAATTTGGCAAATATCAAGAATAAATACTTAACTTTATTTGAAAGCCTCGGCGATTCAGTGTTCCTACTTAACAAGAAAAATGAAATTGTTAACTTAAATGCATCTGCTGCTCGGACTTTTACAGAAATGACGGTTCCGGGTTCCCTCTATTATAGTCCAGAACCGATTGAACTCGAACTGCCTTGGCTCAATCAACAGGTACTCAATTTTATCAACTCCGAGGAATCAGAACAGCGCTATGAAGCTCAACTCTGGACTCAGACCGGTCAACGCTGGTTTGAAGTCAAATTTAAGCGCATGTTAGATGTCAGTGGCAAATTTACCGGCACAATTGCCGTGTATACTGATATTAGCGATCGCTATCAAGCCGATCAAGACCTGCGTCAAAGCGAACAGCGACTCAAAAATATCATTACCACCCATATTCATGGCTTAGTGATCTTAAACCAAAACAGTCAAATTGTTTTTGCCAATCCTGTAGCCGAGAATTTATTAAACCAGAAAAAAGAAGATTTAATTGGCACTTACTTTGCTGTAGATACCTCTGGAAAAACCACAGAAATTGTCTTAGAAAAATGGGGACAAGTCCCCGTGATCTTGCAAGTGAGAGCCGTAGAAATTCCTTGGGAAAAAGAAATGGCCCATCTAGTCTCCCTGATTGATATTACCAGCCTCAAACAAGCCCAGGAAAAATTACAAATTCTCTATCAAGCTTCTGAACAAAGTCCTGCGTCTATTGTCATTACCGATGCTCAGGGAAATATCGAATATGTCAATCCTAAATTTGAAAAAGTGACGGGTTATAGTGCCGAAGAAGTTAAAGGAAAAAATCCCCGAATTTTGAAATCCGGTCATACCGGCGATCAAGAATATAAAACCATGTGGGAGACGATCGCATCCGGGAAAGAATGGTATGGAGAATTTAAGAATAAACGTAAGAATGGCCATATCTTTTGGGAATATGCTTCGATTTCCCCCATCAGAAATCTAGAAGGAGAAATCACCCATTTTGTTGCCGTTAAAGAAGATATTACCCAACGCAAGCAAAATGAGGCGCTCTTAGAATATCAAGCTAATTATGATACCTTAACAGCCTTACCCAATCGGATCTTAGCTCGCGATCGCCTCCAGCAGGCTATTACCCAAGCCGAGGAGAAAAAAAATCAGGTCGCGATTTTGCTATTGGATCTCGATCACTTTAAGCAAATCAATGAAAGTTTAGGCCATGAACTCGGTGATGAACTGCTACAAGAAGTAGCCCAAAGATTACTCCTGTGTATCCAAAAAAGCGATACCTTAGCCCGATTAGGCGGTGATGAATTCTTGATTCTTCTGCCTCATCTTCAATCCCTCTACGATCCAGAAAATATTGCCCATAATATTCTACAAGTTTTTAAAACTCCTTTTCATATCCAAAGAGAAGAAATTTTCATTTCGGTCAGTATTGGCATTGCCCTATATCCGGAAGATGGATTCGATGCAGTAATGCTGATGAAAAATGCTGATTCTGCCATGTATAAAGCTAAAAATGAAGGGCGCAATACCTTTAAGTTTTTTACCTCTCAAATTAATCAGCAAGTTCAGACTCGAAATTTAGTCGAAAAACACCTGCGTCATGCCATTTCCCACAATGAACTGTATATGGTCTATCAACCCTTTATTGACCTCAAATCAGGATCTGTTGTAGGCGCAGAAGCGTTAATGCGATGGTCTAATTCAGAACTCGGTCAAGTTAGGCCCGATCGATTTATTCCCATTGCTGAAGAAACGGGATTAATTGTAGAATTGGGAGCCTGGGCCCTAGATCGAGCTTGTGCAGAAGCGGCTCAATGGAAAAATTTACATGATTCTCCCCTCTGGGTTGCCGTTAATTTATCTCCCCGTGAATTTCGAGAATCGAATTTTATCAAGGAGATTTTGGCAACTGTTCAACGCTATCAGATTAGCACCCAGTGTTTAGAACTGGAAATTACCGAACGGCTGTTGATGGAAGATATTCCCAATGCGAAAGAATTAATCCAAGCATTACACGATCGCCAGATTCGGTTAGCCATTGATGATTTTGGCACTGGATACTCTTCTCTCAGCACTCTCAAGCGCTATCCCTTCCAAGTCTTAAAGATTGACCGCTCTTTTATTTCCGAAATTCCTGAAGATCCAGAAGCCGTCTCCCTAGTAAAAACAATTGTGGGAATGGCTCAGTCCCTGGGCTTAAAATCGATCGCCGAAGGAATCGAAACCGCCGAGCAGCAAGCATTTTTGCAAAGCCTAGGCTGTGACTACGGTCAAGGCTATTATTTCAGCAAACCCTTAACCGCGCAAGCCTTTCGAGACTATCTCAGGGGATAA
- a CDS encoding DUF3493 domain-containing protein: MPSDPPRSKPGRKSSLSPEKYARLKAEAKAPYRGLRQFIYATFATSGLIGAFIFLAKLASGDQITTNLGNLAVQLGVIALMVLLFRLENRQ, from the coding sequence ATGCCTTCCGATCCTCCGCGCTCCAAACCTGGGCGCAAATCCTCCCTCAGTCCAGAAAAATATGCTCGCCTCAAAGCAGAAGCTAAAGCACCCTATCGGGGATTACGTCAATTTATTTACGCTACCTTTGCCACCTCCGGTTTAATCGGAGCCTTTATTTTCTTGGCTAAACTCGCTTCCGGAGATCAGATAACCACCAATTTAGGCAACTTAGCCGTACAGCTTGGTGTAATTGCCCTTATGGTGTTGCTTTTTCGCCTAGAAAACCGCCAATAG
- the rnhA gene encoding ribonuclease HI → MFVQLMESERKVKSVYTDGACLGNPGPGGWAVVVNFTDGSVYEMGGSEGETTNNRMELQGAIAGLRLVVASGQTEAVTVFTDSDYVRKGITQWIRGWKNKGWKTSQGKPVQNQDLWESLDQLNSKMVTWQYVPAHTGDRDNERCDAIAKAFASGRSPDLKQALETQKGSSVSPLNGQNALQSTDVALNSGMTDVSASSNPLSSDNAENLPRDVRVGQLRNLIETLRIADEIASHAYLITSSELADLMDVNASAVTSRGDHWVWRNWVVSRVRREGNQILWQLERVD, encoded by the coding sequence ATGTTTGTGCAGTTAATGGAATCTGAACGTAAGGTTAAAAGCGTCTACACTGATGGAGCATGTTTAGGAAATCCTGGCCCAGGGGGATGGGCTGTAGTGGTCAATTTTACAGATGGCTCCGTTTATGAGATGGGAGGATCGGAGGGGGAAACAACGAATAACCGCATGGAGTTACAGGGAGCGATCGCCGGGTTAAGGTTGGTGGTGGCTTCGGGGCAAACAGAAGCGGTAACGGTGTTTACGGATAGTGACTATGTGCGTAAGGGGATTACCCAATGGATTCGAGGCTGGAAAAATAAGGGCTGGAAAACCTCTCAGGGAAAGCCGGTACAAAATCAGGATTTGTGGGAAAGTTTAGACCAATTGAATTCTAAGATGGTAACTTGGCAATATGTGCCTGCCCATACGGGCGATCGCGATAATGAACGCTGTGATGCGATCGCCAAAGCCTTCGCCAGTGGGCGCTCTCCTGACCTAAAACAAGCTTTAGAAACTCAAAAGGGATCGAGTGTTTCCCCCCTAAACGGACAGAACGCGCTACAATCCACGGATGTTGCTTTAAACAGTGGCATGACAGATGTAAGTGCTTCTTCTAATCCCCTTTCCTCCGACAATGCGGAGAATTTACCCCGTGATGTACGGGTTGGACAACTGCGAAACCTGATCGAAACCTTACGCATTGCTGACGAAATTGCCAGTCATGCTTATTTAATTACTAGCTCAGAGTTGGCAGATTTAATGGATGTCAATGCGAGTGCGGTTACCAGTCGCGGCGATCACTGGGTTTGGCGAAACTGGGTGGTTTCCAGGGTTCGGCGAGAGGGGAATCAAATCCTATGGCAACTTGAGAGAGTTGATTAG
- a CDS encoding exopolyphosphatase, translating into MVDSQYRLVTRSDFDGLVCGVLLKELNLIDEIKFVHPKDMQDGKIEISDRDITTNLPYVPGAHLVFDHHLSETLRIDSKPDNYIIDPDAPSAARVVYNYYGGKGKFPQISEEMMSAVDKADSAQFSAEEILNPTDWVLLNFIMDARTGLGRFREFRISNYQLMMELIDYCKAHSIDEILALPDVQERVNLYQEQQEQFKQQLQRCSQTYNHLVVIDLRKEETIYAGNRFMIYAQNPDCNISMHIMWGLKQQNTVFAVGKSILNKTSTVNIGELMLQYGGGGHANAGTCQIDNDKAEQIKAELIDKLQNT; encoded by the coding sequence ATGGTTGATTCACAATACCGGTTAGTCACACGCAGTGATTTTGATGGGTTGGTTTGTGGGGTTCTCCTCAAAGAGCTGAATTTGATTGATGAGATTAAGTTTGTCCACCCTAAAGATATGCAGGATGGCAAAATCGAAATTAGCGATCGCGACATTACTACCAATTTACCCTATGTTCCAGGGGCGCACTTAGTCTTCGATCACCACTTGAGTGAAACCCTACGCATCGACTCTAAACCCGATAACTATATTATCGATCCTGATGCCCCCTCTGCTGCCAGAGTCGTCTACAACTATTATGGCGGAAAAGGTAAATTCCCCCAGATTTCCGAAGAGATGATGAGTGCTGTAGATAAAGCGGACTCTGCCCAATTTTCAGCCGAAGAAATTCTCAATCCGACTGATTGGGTACTCCTCAACTTTATCATGGATGCCCGAACTGGATTAGGCCGATTTAGGGAATTTAGAATCTCTAACTATCAATTGATGATGGAATTAATTGATTATTGTAAGGCCCACAGTATTGACGAAATTTTAGCCCTTCCTGATGTGCAAGAGCGAGTTAACCTCTATCAAGAACAGCAAGAACAATTTAAGCAGCAACTCCAGCGCTGTTCCCAGACCTATAATCATTTAGTGGTCATTGATCTGCGTAAAGAAGAAACGATTTATGCCGGAAATCGGTTTATGATTTATGCCCAGAATCCTGACTGTAATATTTCCATGCATATTATGTGGGGATTGAAACAGCAAAATACAGTCTTTGCTGTCGGTAAATCAATCCTCAATAAGACTTCGACTGTCAATATTGGCGAATTGATGCTGCAATACGGAGGAGGAGGCCATGCCAATGCTGGGACTTGCCAAATTGATAATGATAAAGCAGAGCAAATCAAAGCTGAATTGATCGATAAACTTCAGAATACTTAA